The Maniola jurtina chromosome 1, ilManJurt1.1, whole genome shotgun sequence genome has a window encoding:
- the LOC123868784 gene encoding carbonyl reductase [NADPH] 1-like → MYNMETKVAVVTGSNKGIGFEIVKGLCRKIGAVYLTARDEERGRQAVEKLEKLGLRPLFHVLDVTSESSIQEFATYISTHHSGIDILVNNAGILDFDKSVTSYEDAKRLMDTNFYSLLTISKILYPLLTNTARIINLSSDWGLLSNIRKQVWLDTLVKDDLTTDEILQFVDDFLQAAKNGKNSYVSFAGHYSDYKVSKVALSALTFVQQKEFIKQGKDISINCVHPGFVKTDMTKGMGDFSPERGAKAPLYLALDAPQSLKGTFVWHDCHQVNWDD, encoded by the coding sequence ATGTACAATATGGAAACCAAAGTAGCGGTAGTCACAGGAAGCAACAAAGGTATAGGGTTCGAGATCGTCAAAGGTTTATGTCGAAAGATTGGTGCTGTATACCTTACCGCAAGAGACGAAGAAAGAGGGCGACAAGCTGTAGAAAAACTAGAAAAGTTGGGCCTCCGTCCTCTATTTCACGTGCTAGACGTAACGAGCGAATCGAGCATTCAAGAGTTCGCGACTTACATTTCAACACATCATTCTGGAATCGACATCCTAGTGAATAACGCCGGTATTTTAGACTTCGACAAATCGGTTACATCCTACGAAGACGCTAAGAGGCTTATGGATACGAACTTCTACAGTCTTCTtacaatatcaaaaatattatatccacTTCTAACAAATACCGCTCGCATCATTAACCTGAGCAGCGACTGGGGCCTACTGTCCAACATCAGGAAGCAAGTGTGGCTCGACACGTTAGTGAAGGACGATCTCACTACAGATGAGATATTACAATTTGTTGATGACTTTTTACAAGCTGCTAAGAATGGGAAGAATTCATATGTGTCTTTTGCAGGACATTATAGTGATTATAAAGTGTCTAAAGTAGCCCTGTCAGCCCTTACTTTTGTGCAGCAAAAAGAATTTATCAAGCAAGGAAAAGACATATCTATTAACTGTGTTCATCCAGGCTTTGTAAAAACTGATATGACGAAAGGGATGGGTGATTTCTCTCCTGAGCGTGGAGCTAAAGCTCCTCTCTACTTAGCGCTAGATGCTCCACAATCCCTCAAGGGCACATTTGTATggcatgattgtcatcaagtgAACTGGGACGATTAG
- the LOC123868563 gene encoding radial spoke head 10 homolog B-like isoform X2 gives MYYIDSQRTLTRRDSSVIVPKAFIKDDYEAMSTTRGPSTARLASDSRTSLGHRPRGSVRKEIITILFESMLDSIVESWEVIEQRKTEEINIDIGKTPSDVTSTSKKKRPLAKPSKSKKSRSKIELNDSNTQSDLMQMCWWAGPDEKAIIRFRNGNMYEGQISMKCMHGEGRYQWADGTIFLGQFVENEINGKGTIQWKDDTWYEGDFAGNLRHGKGLYVNSREQRSYTGSWHYGTKHGEGVICFSGSSKNSYDGHWIYNVRHGFGSREYCQMSGYKGEWNHNIREGKGLMIWPNHDFYRGEWKNGVMSGYGFYIWDACYNNSMSLPSLIAYRGFWEKGARNGHGILNLGLGLGSHYKGEFKNNKKHGAGKLVTNNGLILQNKHLFSDDNVGVMTREQQEGEYAVDKYTQLQQEPFCFNLCDSSVDLTYHIEQVIKNIDKQQDIVIEIVNEFMEANNIHISHVAKYETQKDLGLIGLGDLIDFEVSSLNKALTCYETNLKKIYYQYATICNKEEIHFTPILIRLYFWQLYYDCNIHEKGLTLVEIDIAFHENPKWLSRSPHNPFEKIYFWQFQHGLITVASKLYAKRQLPGKKPDTMLASAFRVFMENDVLPGVGRKKGKLAEGYGAFVPLKGLYGLYCSLEEPCTIRSFLCAVRYPPHDIEQINPALVDQDCHNLGRNAYIFGDEITFINDEPISEENDGESLSFNPPLKLFNFSNLSIKTIINICHRIFPQICVADKIMDLNVEMTFFEFFEAFIACVEESIRVTDEDVRLQQKSARSFTADIPALPKSK, from the exons ATGTATTACATAGACTCTCAAAGAACTTTGACTCGACGAGATAGCTCTGTAATAGTACCGAAAGCCTTTATCAAAGATGATTATGAAGCTATGTCTACGACGCGTGGACCTTCTACGGCTCGACTTGCCAGTGACTCTAGAACCTCTCTCGGGCACCGCCCGAGGGGGTCTGTTCGGAAAGAAATTATTACCATTCTTTTCGAGTCTATGCTAGACAGTATAGTAGAATCTTGGGAAGTAATAGAACAACGTAAAACTGAAGaaattaatattgatattgGCAAGACCCCCAGTGATGTAACGTCCACTAGCAAGAAAAAGAGACCACTAG CGAAACCATCTAAATCAAAAAAGAGTCGATCTAAAATTGAGTTAAATGATAGCAATacccag AGCGATTTGATGCAAATGTGTTGGTGGGCAGGACCAGATGAAAAGGCGATTATTCGATTTCGAAACGGAAACATGTATGAAGGCCAAATCTCGATGAAATGCATGCATGGGGAGGGACGTTATCAGTGGGCAGATGGAACTATTTTCTTA GGCCAATTTGTGGAAAACGAAATAAATGGAAAAGGTACAATTCAATGGAAAGATGACACATGGTATGAAGGCGATTTCGCTGGAAATCTTCGTCACGGCAAAGGTCTCTATGTTAACTCGCGTGAACAGCGTTCTTATACCGGGTCTTGGCATTACGGCACCAAACATGGCGAGGGAGTTATTTGTTTCTCTGGATCTAGTAAAAATTCTTACGATGGACACTGGATTTAC aaCGTGCGTCACGGCTTTGGTTCTCGTGAGTATTGCCAGATGAGCGGATATAAAGGAGAGTGGAATCATAACATAAGGGAAGGAAAAGGTTTAATGATATGGCCAAATCATGAT TTTTATAGAGGGGAATGGAAAAATGGTGTTATGTCTGGATATGGATTCTACATTTGGGATGCATGTTATAATAATTCTATGTCCTTGCCATCTTTGATCGCATACCGTGGCTTTTGGGAAAAGGGTGCACGCAACGGTCATGGTATACTGAACCTGGGTTTAGGATTAGGTTCCCACTATAAAggagaatttaaaaataataaaaagcatGGGGCTGGGAAATTAGTCACTAACAATGGACTTATATTACAaaacaaacatttattttctgacGACAATGTTGGTGTTATGACGCGAGAACAACAAGAAGGTGAATATGCCGTTGATAAATATACTCAACTTCAACAAGAACCCTTCTGTTTTAATTTATGTGATAGCTCGGTTGACCTTACTTACCACATAGaacaagtaattaaaaatatagataagcAACAAGATATTGTAATTGAAATCGTGAACGAGTTTATGGAAGCTAACAATATTCACATATCACATGTTGCAAAATACGAAACTCAAAAGGACTTAGGTTTAATAGGTCTTGGAGACTTGATAGATTTCGAAGTGAGCTCTCTAAATAAAGCACTAACATGCTACGAGACTAATTTGAAAAAGATATACTATCAGTATGCAACTATATGTAACAAGGAAGAAATACATTTCACGCCTATCTTAATTCGTTTATATTTTTGGCAATTGTATTATGACTGCAATATACATGAAAAAGGCTTGACGCTAGTGGAAATTGATATAGCATTCCACGAGAATCCTAAATGGCTTTCAAGATCGCCTCACAATCCGTttgagaaaatatatttttggcaATTCCAACACGGACTTATAACAGTTGCGAGTAAGTTATATGCTAAAAGACAATTACCGGGAAAGAAGCCAGACACCATGTTGGCTAGTGCTTTTCGAGTTTTTATGGAAAACGATGTATTACCTGGAGTTGGACGTAAAAAAG GTAAGCTGGCAGAAGGATACGGTGCGTTCGTGCCACTGAAAGGTCTTTACGGATTGTATTGCAGTTTGGAAGAGCCTTGTACTATAAGATCATTTTTGTGTGCCGTTCGATATCCACCACATGATATCGAACAAATCAACCCTGCCCTTGTGGATCAAGATTGTCATAACCTGGGAAGGAATGCTTACATTTTTGGCGACgaaataacttttataaatG atgAACCAATAAGCGAGGAAAACGATGGTGAAAGCTTGAGTTTCAATCCTCCTCTGAAACTATTTAACTTTAGCAACTTGTccattaaaacaataataaacatATGCCATCGAATATTTCCACAAATATGCGTCGCGGACAAGATAATGGATTTGAATGTGGAAAtgacattttttgaatttttcgaagcATTTATCGCGTGTGTTGAAGAAAGTATTCGTGTCACGGATGAAGACGTTCGTCTGCAACAGAAGTCTGCAAGATCTTTTACCGCAGATATACCAGCTTTgcctaaatctaaataa
- the LOC123868754 gene encoding neuroguidin produces the protein MVQATDEMEQPDLHQALKLLKEMNTNVQQVSQLVDNMLMRVKSGEISTDKGLSFLEMKYQMLLSYLINLTYIVLRKCSGEKIDSDPSIDRLVEIRTVLEKIRPIDSKLKYQIDKLVKTAVVGTAEDDPQSYHANPGNLVSKIDNSDGDSSNESETDKKEKSGKSNIYIPPKLAAVHFDDSISRNESEKKNKERAKKQFLNSSVMRELREEYSEAPLEMSTGNHVKHSISKYEQEKTEYEENYLTRLPVTKAEKNRRKKLTTVGVLADEVTGTRSTTRKHKIKSKKGKGFKRRRTH, from the exons ATGGTCCAG GCTACAGATGAAATGGAACAACCAGACTTGCATCAAGCTCTGAAATTGCTTAAAGAAATGAATACAAATGTTCAGCAAGTTTCACAACTAGTGGATAATATGTTGATGCGTGTTAAAAGTGGTGAAATTTCTACAGATAAAGGTTTAAGTTTTCTAGAAATGAAATATCAAATGCTTTTGAGTTATTTGATTAATTTAACTTACATAGTTTTAAGAAAATGTTCTGGTGAAAAGATTGATTCCGACCCTTCGATAGACAGGCTTGTTGAAATTAGGACAGTACTAGAAAAAATTCGTCCAATAGATTCTAAACTGAAATATCAGATTGATAAACTTGTTAAAACTGCAGTTGTTGGTACTGCAGAGGATGACCCTCAATCATATCATGCCAATCCTGGTAATCTAGTAAGTAAGATAGATAATAGTGATGGAGATAGCAGCAATGAATCAGAAACTGATAAAAAAGAGAAGAGTGGCAAATCAAATATATACATACCCCCTAAATTGGCAGCTGTTCATTTTGATGATAGTATTTCAAGGAATGAGagtgaaaagaaaaataaagaacgagCCAAAAAGCAGTTTCTTAATTCTAGTGTCATGAGGGAGCTCAGAGAAGAATATTCAGAGGCACCACTGGAGATGAGCACAGGTAATCATGTGAAACATTCTATATCAAAATATGAACAAGAGAAAACTGAATATGAAGAAAACTATCTGACTCGCTTGCCAGTTACAAAAGCTGAGAAAAATAGAAGGAAAAAATTAACAACTGTTGGTGTGCTAGCTGATGAAGTAACTGGAACTCGAAGCACTACTCGCAAACACAAGATTAAGTCTAAAAAAGGTAAGGGGTTCAAAAGAAGGCGTACACATTGA
- the LOC123868563 gene encoding radial spoke head 10 homolog B-like isoform X1: protein MYYIDSQRTLTRRDSSVIVPKAFIKDDYEAMSTTRGPSTARLASDSRTSLGHRPRGSVRKEIITILFESMLDSIVESWEVIEQRKTEEINIDIGKTPSDVTSTSKKKRPLAKPSKSKKSRSKIELNDSNTQSDLMQMCWWAGPDEKAIIRFRNGNMYEGQISMKCMHGEGRYQWADGTIFLGQFVENEINGKGTIQWKDDTWYEGDFAGNLRHGKGLYVNSREQRSYTGSWHYGTKHGEGVICFSGSSKNSYDGHWIYVRKFSYVFYSYKLFFVELTLGNVRHGFGSREYCQMSGYKGEWNHNIREGKGLMIWPNHDFYRGEWKNGVMSGYGFYIWDACYNNSMSLPSLIAYRGFWEKGARNGHGILNLGLGLGSHYKGEFKNNKKHGAGKLVTNNGLILQNKHLFSDDNVGVMTREQQEGEYAVDKYTQLQQEPFCFNLCDSSVDLTYHIEQVIKNIDKQQDIVIEIVNEFMEANNIHISHVAKYETQKDLGLIGLGDLIDFEVSSLNKALTCYETNLKKIYYQYATICNKEEIHFTPILIRLYFWQLYYDCNIHEKGLTLVEIDIAFHENPKWLSRSPHNPFEKIYFWQFQHGLITVASKLYAKRQLPGKKPDTMLASAFRVFMENDVLPGVGRKKGKLAEGYGAFVPLKGLYGLYCSLEEPCTIRSFLCAVRYPPHDIEQINPALVDQDCHNLGRNAYIFGDEITFINDEPISEENDGESLSFNPPLKLFNFSNLSIKTIINICHRIFPQICVADKIMDLNVEMTFFEFFEAFIACVEESIRVTDEDVRLQQKSARSFTADIPALPKSK, encoded by the exons ATGTATTACATAGACTCTCAAAGAACTTTGACTCGACGAGATAGCTCTGTAATAGTACCGAAAGCCTTTATCAAAGATGATTATGAAGCTATGTCTACGACGCGTGGACCTTCTACGGCTCGACTTGCCAGTGACTCTAGAACCTCTCTCGGGCACCGCCCGAGGGGGTCTGTTCGGAAAGAAATTATTACCATTCTTTTCGAGTCTATGCTAGACAGTATAGTAGAATCTTGGGAAGTAATAGAACAACGTAAAACTGAAGaaattaatattgatattgGCAAGACCCCCAGTGATGTAACGTCCACTAGCAAGAAAAAGAGACCACTAG CGAAACCATCTAAATCAAAAAAGAGTCGATCTAAAATTGAGTTAAATGATAGCAATacccag AGCGATTTGATGCAAATGTGTTGGTGGGCAGGACCAGATGAAAAGGCGATTATTCGATTTCGAAACGGAAACATGTATGAAGGCCAAATCTCGATGAAATGCATGCATGGGGAGGGACGTTATCAGTGGGCAGATGGAACTATTTTCTTA GGCCAATTTGTGGAAAACGAAATAAATGGAAAAGGTACAATTCAATGGAAAGATGACACATGGTATGAAGGCGATTTCGCTGGAAATCTTCGTCACGGCAAAGGTCTCTATGTTAACTCGCGTGAACAGCGTTCTTATACCGGGTCTTGGCATTACGGCACCAAACATGGCGAGGGAGTTATTTGTTTCTCTGGATCTAGTAAAAATTCTTACGATGGACACTGGATTTACGTGAGAAAATTTTCTTATGTCTTCTATAGCTACAAGTTGTTCTTTGTTGAATTAACTTTAGGT aaCGTGCGTCACGGCTTTGGTTCTCGTGAGTATTGCCAGATGAGCGGATATAAAGGAGAGTGGAATCATAACATAAGGGAAGGAAAAGGTTTAATGATATGGCCAAATCATGAT TTTTATAGAGGGGAATGGAAAAATGGTGTTATGTCTGGATATGGATTCTACATTTGGGATGCATGTTATAATAATTCTATGTCCTTGCCATCTTTGATCGCATACCGTGGCTTTTGGGAAAAGGGTGCACGCAACGGTCATGGTATACTGAACCTGGGTTTAGGATTAGGTTCCCACTATAAAggagaatttaaaaataataaaaagcatGGGGCTGGGAAATTAGTCACTAACAATGGACTTATATTACAaaacaaacatttattttctgacGACAATGTTGGTGTTATGACGCGAGAACAACAAGAAGGTGAATATGCCGTTGATAAATATACTCAACTTCAACAAGAACCCTTCTGTTTTAATTTATGTGATAGCTCGGTTGACCTTACTTACCACATAGaacaagtaattaaaaatatagataagcAACAAGATATTGTAATTGAAATCGTGAACGAGTTTATGGAAGCTAACAATATTCACATATCACATGTTGCAAAATACGAAACTCAAAAGGACTTAGGTTTAATAGGTCTTGGAGACTTGATAGATTTCGAAGTGAGCTCTCTAAATAAAGCACTAACATGCTACGAGACTAATTTGAAAAAGATATACTATCAGTATGCAACTATATGTAACAAGGAAGAAATACATTTCACGCCTATCTTAATTCGTTTATATTTTTGGCAATTGTATTATGACTGCAATATACATGAAAAAGGCTTGACGCTAGTGGAAATTGATATAGCATTCCACGAGAATCCTAAATGGCTTTCAAGATCGCCTCACAATCCGTttgagaaaatatatttttggcaATTCCAACACGGACTTATAACAGTTGCGAGTAAGTTATATGCTAAAAGACAATTACCGGGAAAGAAGCCAGACACCATGTTGGCTAGTGCTTTTCGAGTTTTTATGGAAAACGATGTATTACCTGGAGTTGGACGTAAAAAAG GTAAGCTGGCAGAAGGATACGGTGCGTTCGTGCCACTGAAAGGTCTTTACGGATTGTATTGCAGTTTGGAAGAGCCTTGTACTATAAGATCATTTTTGTGTGCCGTTCGATATCCACCACATGATATCGAACAAATCAACCCTGCCCTTGTGGATCAAGATTGTCATAACCTGGGAAGGAATGCTTACATTTTTGGCGACgaaataacttttataaatG atgAACCAATAAGCGAGGAAAACGATGGTGAAAGCTTGAGTTTCAATCCTCCTCTGAAACTATTTAACTTTAGCAACTTGTccattaaaacaataataaacatATGCCATCGAATATTTCCACAAATATGCGTCGCGGACAAGATAATGGATTTGAATGTGGAAAtgacattttttgaatttttcgaagcATTTATCGCGTGTGTTGAAGAAAGTATTCGTGTCACGGATGAAGACGTTCGTCTGCAACAGAAGTCTGCAAGATCTTTTACCGCAGATATACCAGCTTTgcctaaatctaaataa
- the LOC123868805 gene encoding uncharacterized protein LOC123868805 — MRTKNPMAKKPQQILFSKNRYGPHVKVENWDFQIHAEKKDNHVYRDQLSNHLSTYLRWGDQDQKIGKTETRHMLEQVFTKTDPVYAFKPLVNFTSYPCTDTPGRNQLMKNANLAQLPPDFGVMDYVSTHQDDYRNPYATVPKPLMMTSPPWLMNRVIRSDLTHNHGTAPPRGDYQCLDTHTPIGHIREMRLFRYQSFNPATCLQDFPDVALQLTKK, encoded by the exons atgaggACAAAGAATCCTATGGCTAAAAAGCCACAGCAAATCCTATTTTCGAAAAATAGGTATGGTCCACATGTTAAAGTTGAAAACTGGGATTTTCAAATACACGCAGAAAAAAAAGATAACCACGTATACCGTGATCAACTGAGTAATCACCTGAGCACCTATTTGCGTTGGGGTGATCAGGATCAAAAGATTGGCAAAACAGAAACTCGTCATATGCTTGAACAAGTATTTACCAAAACAGATCCGGTGTATGCTTTTAAACCTCTGGTGAATTTCACATCTTACCCGTGTACCGA CACCCCTGGAAGAAATCAGTTAATGAAAAATGCAAACCTGGCACAACTTCCTCCTGATTTTGGTGTTATGGATTATGTTTCCACGCATCAAGACGATTATAGAAATCCGTACGCAACTGTCCCTAAGCCG ttGATGATGACGTCTCCTCCTTGGCTGATGAATAGAGTGATCCGGTCGGATCTTACGCATAACCACGGAACTGCACCTCCGAGAGGGGACTATCAGTGTTTGGACACGCACACGCCCATCGGCCACATACGTGAAATGAGACTGTTCCGATACCAATCCTTCAACCCCGCTACATGCCTTCAAGATTTCCCAGATGTTGCTTTACaactcacaaaaaaataa
- the LOC123868607 gene encoding transmembrane 9 superfamily member 4 yields MFTVSFQIQSIIFLVNIIIFSDGFYVPGVAPVEYRKGQRIEVRAVKMTSIHTQLPYEYYSLPLCIPKNGTFQYKSENLGEVLRGDRIVNTPYEIHMAENIKCRLLCHKQNNPINWNVEESEKVASRIEHEYFVHLLVDNLPVATKIINTDTSERSIEQGYRLGFMSKGKAYINNHLKLLLKYHKHSQDSYRVVGFEVETYSVDKSELTFADDSCHFPSEPKPQLVNEDTGTKLYFTYSVEWGESDIEWASRWDIYLGMKDVQIHWFSIVNSIVVLFFLSGILTMIMVRTLRRDIARYNSDENIEDMIEETGWKLVHGDVFRPPPKRMLFAAVIGSGIQVFLMSLITIFIAMLGMLSPASRGALMTAAIFLYVFMGLIAGYYSARLYNTMKGKQWKQAAFLTATLYPAIVFGTCFFLNFFIMGKHSSGAVPFSTMMALLCLWFCISLPLVYLGYYFGCRKQPFQHPVRTNFIPRKVPEQVWYMNTFICILMAGILPFGAVFIELFFIFNALWENQFYYLFGFLFLVFCILVVSVSQISIVMVYFQLCGEDYHWWWKSFIISGGSAVYILIYSIFYFFTKLEITEFIPTLLYIGYTGLMVLTFWLLTGTIGFFAAYTFIRKIYAAVKID; encoded by the exons ATGTTTACA GTCTCTTTTCAGATTcagtcaataatatttttagtgaatataatCATCTTTAGCGATGGTTTTTATGTTCCTGGAGTTGCACCGGTGGAGTATAGAAAAGGGCAAAGAATTGAAGTTAGAGCTGTTAAAATGACAAGTATACATACGCAACTACCATATGAATATTATTCATTACCACTTTGTATACCAAAAAACGGCACCTTTCAGTACAAATCGGAGAATTTGGGTGAAGTGTTAAGAGGTGATCGCATTGTAAATACTCCATATGAAATACATATGGCAGAGAACATAAAATGCAGACTTCTATGTCATAAACAGAATAACCCAATTAATTGGAATGTTGAAGAATCTGAAAAAGTTGCAAGTCGCATTGAACATGAATACTTCGTACATTT GTTAGTGGATAATTTACCAGTGGctacaaaaattataaatactgaTACTTCAGAACGAAGTATAGAACAAGGTTATCGTTTAGGATTCATGTCTAAGGGCAAAGCTTATATAAATAACCATTTAAAATTACTCCTAAAATATCACAAGCATAGCCA AGATTCATATCGAGTGGTGGGTTTCGAAGTAGAGACATATTCAGTGGATAAAAGTGAATTGACTTTCGCGGATGATTCATGTCACTTTCCATCCGAACCAAAGCCCCAACTTGTTAACGAAGACACTGGAACTAAGTTATACTTCACATACTCTGTTGAGTGGGGAGAGTCAGATATTGAATGGGCATCAAGATGGGATATTTATTTAGGCATGAAGGATGTACAAATACACTGGTTTTCTATTGTCAATTCAATAGTGGTGCTTTTCTTCCTTTCAG gtaTTCTAACTATGATCATGGTCCGAACTCTAAGAAGAGACATTGCTAGATATAATTCTGATGAAAATATTGAAGATATGATTGAGGAGACAGGTTGGAAACTAGTGCATGGAGATGTATTTAGGCCACCCCCAAAGCGAATGCTCTTTGCAGCTGTAATAGGAAGCGGCATTCAAGTTTTTCTGATGTCTCTAATAACTATCT TTATTGCTATGCTTGGAATGTTATCACCAGCGAGTCGGGGAGCTCTAATGACAGCTGCAATATTCCTCTATGTGTTTATGGGGCTCATAGCTGGTTATTACTCAGCCCGCTTGTACAACACAATGAAGGGAAAGCAATGGAAGCAGGCTGCATTCCTGACTGCCACACTTTATCCAGCAATCGTTTTTGGAACATGcttctttttaaactttttcatTATGGGTAAACACTCCAGTGGGGCAGTACCTTTTTCAACTATGATGGCTCTATTGTGTTTATGGTTTTGTATATCCTTGCCTTTGGTGTATTTGGGCTATTATTTTGGATGTCGAAAACAACCGTTTCAACATCCAGTTCGAACAAATTTTATACCCAGAAAAGTACCTGAGCAAGTTTGGTATATGAACACATTTATttg CATTTTGATGGCTGGTATACTTCCATTTGGAGCTGTATTTATAGAGCTTTTCTTTATATTTAATGCTCTATGggaaaatcaattttactatCTTTTTGGATTCCTGTTTTTAGTATTTTGCATACTAGTTGTATCAGTATCACAGATTTCAATTGTTATGGTGTATTTTCAACTCTGCGGTGAG GATTATCACTGGTGGTGGAAAAGTTTTATCATATCTGGAGGGTCAGCTGTGTATATTCTCATTTACTCAATATTCTACTTCTTCACAAAATTGGAAATTACTGAGTTTATACCCACCTTGCTTTATATTGGTTAcacag GCCTCATGGTGTTAACTTTTTGGCTTTTGACTGGAACAATTGGATTCTTTGCCGCATACAcatttattagaaaaatctatgcTGCAGTGAAAATTGATTAA